The genomic region TGATAATCATTTCGGAATCGGCGTATAGGGGAAAGTTTTTTAAGAAGAAGCGTATATATAGACATTTCAGGTTTAGGCCTATTTTTGATAAAGAAAATATATACGCAATCAGCGTAAACTAGATATCTGGTGGCTCTATAATGGTGAACGATAACCTGCCTTCGCGGCCCCCCATAAGCAGCCCGGCCAGTTCGGGCGAGCTTGAAATGAACGATTGGCTTAGAAAGCTAAAGGAAAATCAAGAGCGCAGAAGAGAGGAGAAGCTGCGAAGGTATAATGACCTCGTCTCGAAGGTCATCATCATACTGGTAGGCGTTTGCATCGTGTGTTTCATCGCCATAGTGGCCCTGGCTGTCGAGAACAACAACCTGTACAAGCAAAACGACCAGCTTAAGGCAAGCTATGAAGAGCTTAACGTGACGAAGAGCGAGCAAATATCAAAGCTGATAAGCGATAACAACGACCTGCGCCAGTTCATATTCAGTAACCGCTCAAACAACGTCGAGTATACCGTCAACATAGACCCCAACCTTCCTAAGGTCAGCATGATCACGTTCAACAATAACCGGATACACTTCGTCTTCTCCGATGGGTCCGCCAAAGACGTGTATTTCATCGATACAAATCTTTATGTGAATAGCCAGTGAGGATTATAGCTCACCTATCTTTTTCAGGTGCTCCACGGCCGCTCTAGTCACGACACGGCCACGGGGAGTGCGGTTGATGAAGCCGATCTGTATCAGGTAAGGCTCGTAAACGTCCTCGATGGTCTCCACCTCCTCGCTCACCGTCACGGCAAGCGTTTCTACGCCCACCGGCCCGCCATCGAAGTCCTTTGCTATCTTTTTAAGGATGCGGCGGTCCATGCCATCCAGGCCCAGGCAATCCACGTCCAGGCGGTTCAAAGACTCGTCCACCGCCTCCCTGTCGATGATCTTTTTATTATCCACCGAGGCAAAGTCCCTGATGCGCCTCAGCAGGCGGTTGGCGATCCTGGGAGTGCCCCGCGACCGCCTGGCAATCTCCATTGCCCCATCGTCGCTCAACCCTACTCCGAGGATGCGCGCGGAGCGCTCGATGATGGTCTTGAGGTCGGAGGGCTCGTAAAACTCGAACCTCATGGACATGCCGAACCGGTCCCTCAGCGGGGAGGTGAGCAGGCCAGCCCGGGTCGTCGCACCCACCAGGGTGAACCTCGGCAGCTCCAGCCTTATCGAGCGTGCGCTCGGGCCTTTACCTATTATGATGTCTATCTCGAAATCCTCCATGGCAGGGTATAGGACCTCCTCGACGACGTGGCTCAGCCTGTGGATCTCGTCGATGAAAATGACGTCTCCCTCCTTGATGTTCGTCAGTATCGCGGCCAGGTCGCCGGGCCTCTCGATGGCCGGTCCCGAGGTCAGCCGTATGTTCGCCCCCATCTCCCTGGCGATGATATGCGCCAGGGTCGTCTTGCCCAGCCCGGGCGGGCCATATAAAAGTACGTGGTCCAGGGGCTCCTTCCTCTTCAGGGCGGCCTCGATGAAAACCTTCAGGTTCTCCTTGACCTTGCGCTGCCCTATGAACTCTTCGAGCGTCCTCGGGCGTAACCCCTCAAAGGACCTGTCGAGCCTCTCATCCTCGGTCTCCTCCGGGGAGACCAGGCGTTCCTCCTTTTTATCATTCGAGACGTTTATCATAGGTACCTTAACGAAATCTTGATAAGCTCTTCCACTTTAACCGGTGCAGGCATGGACTCCCTCGCCTTCGCCACCGCAGCTACGGCTGCCTGCCTGGCATAGCCGAGCGCCACGAGCGCCGACGCGGCGTCCTCTGAGACGGTGTCGGCGGGCTGCCTCCTTTCATGGCTTACGATGGCCATCTCCGCCACCTTATCCTTCAGCTCGAGTATCAGGCGCTGCGCCATCTTCTTGCCCACGCCGCTGACCCTGGTCAACGCCTTAGCGTCTTCGGCCACGATGGCCTCTGCCAGGTCTGAGGCCGTGATGCTCGACATGATGCCGAGAGCCACCTTCGGGCCGATCCCCGATACGGTCATCAATAGCTTAAAGAACTCCCGGTCCTCCCACGTCGTGAAGCCATACAGCGAAATGCCATCCTCCTCGCGGAAATGCGTATGTATGTATACCTTACACATCTCCCCCTCGTTGGGGAGCAGGTCATAAAGGTGTGTGGGCACCCTAACGTCATATCCCACCCCGCCCACGTCGATGACTACCCTGTCAGGGCCTTTAAAGTCGAGCCTGCCTTCCAGATGAGCGATCATATCCGCTTTCTCTCCATCATATCCATGGCGTCCACCGAGTGAGCGTGGCAGATGGCGATGGCCAGGGCGTCCGCAGTATCGTCCGGCCTCGGGATTTCTTTTAAATGCAGCAGCTCTTTCACCATGAACTGCACCTGCTGCTTGCTTGCCCTCCCATAGCCGATGACGGCCTGCTTCACCTGCAACGGCGTATACTCGACCACTTTGATCCCATTGTTCACCGCTGAGAGTATGATGACTCCCCTGGCCTGGGCTGCGACTATGGCGGTCTTGGCATTATTGTTGAAAAAAATCTCCTCGACAGCCACCACGTCGGGCACGTATTCCTCCATTATATTGGCCATGTCATCGTATAATATCTTTAGCCTTTCCGGGATAGGCGTGCCGCTCTCCGTCGATATGTGGCCATATCCCCCTGGCTTTATCCGTGTGCCATCCTTCTCGACTACGCCGAACCCTGTGAGCGCGATGCCAGGGTCGATGCCAAGTATCCTCATCAATCCTTCTCCAAACGATAAGTAAGCTTTATCTTTATTCAGCCATATAAACTGAATATTAGGTTCGTATAAAAGCTTTGTCAGAGGGCGTTGAAAGTAAAATTTTTGTATTGCAGGGGTATAACATGCCGTTATTTGGCTCGAGGCCACAGCAGGGACGCTTGGATGCGTTACTTCAGGAGATCAGCCTGGGCGAGGGCGATGACCGCACGGTCAGGCAGCTTCAAGAGCTAGCGGCCGGGATGAGCGAGGAGGAGGTCAAGAGCCTCGCAGACGCCCTGATGGCTAACCTGGTCAAGTATCCAGACAACATCGCCGTGCTCACCACATCGGTGAAGGCGCTCGCCGTGCTCCCCTCCATGCCGGAGGCGAAGAACGAGTTCATCATCGCGCTCATACTATCGCTTTTGAAGGCCCCTGTAAACAAAAAGGATGCCCTCCAGCGGAAATCCTTGAAGACCGAGATAGTCAAGCTTCTTCTATCTTTCGTGTATAGGGATGACCGGTACGCCAAGCTCATGATGCCCGAGCTGATAGCCGCCATGGACGACACGTACGGCTCGATATCCTCGAGCGTGTGCAGCGCCCTCCGGCGGCTCGCGGCGGAGAGGCCCGAATACTTCGAGCGGCACTCGGCGGCGCTAATCAAGCACCTCGGGAGCATAAACAAGTCCACCAGGGCCGAATCGGCTAAGATAATTGGCATCATAGCGAAGTCTCACCCCGAATACGTGTCTAAGGCCATGCCCTTCCTTCAGTCGCTCGCCTCCTTCTACCCCGACGCGCACGTAAAGCGTAACGCTAATGAGGCCTATCAAATCATCTGGAAGGGTACGAGGAAAGAGCCCGAAACCCCCCTGGTAAATAGGAGTACGGCGTCTTCCGGCGTGGGATTCGCCGATATCGTGAAGCTCAAGTCGGGTTCGGCCACAGGCATCCCGAAGGCACAGCTCACCGATGACGAGATGAGAGAGGTCGTAGGGCTGACGAGAGGGGAGTTCAAGAGCGATGCGGAAGCAATGCTTAATCCGCTTGGCATCGGTCAACTGGCTGTAAAAGGAAAAGCTGAAAAGGCGTTAAAAGGGTATGGCAGGGATAAGCAGCATTCGCCCAAGTGTCCACGTTGCGGCAAAGCCACATGGACTGAGGGCCAGCTATGCGATAGCTGCGCCGGGGCCGAGTTCGATAGAAACGTGGCCGGCGGACATGAATAGGCTATTTTTGCACTATGAACATGCCCGTGCGAAGGCTCCTGGCCTCTTCATCGGTAAGCTTCGCCACCTCGACGCCCTCGCCGATGAAGGCGCTGTTGCCCAGCGGGTCCTCGATTATTATGGTAAAGTCTGGCTTGCCATCCCGCGCCGCCTGCATGGTATCCAGCAGCGACTCAGCCCGCCGCCTCTCATCCTCGGTCTCCGACCATTTCCTGGCCATTTCCACCACCGACTGAAGGCGCTCGATGACGCCCTCGACGTTCGTGATGTACGCCTCTGAGGCCGGGCCTGGCTCAATCTCCACGCCCCACTCCGGTATGCGGATGGTGCCCGAAGTCGACCGGATGACGCGAGTCCACAGGTCGCCCTCGCTGCATACCCGCTTAAGGTATCGTACCGGCTCCTTCTGCCCGAGTATGATCGTGTCGACGAACTTGAACCCGCAGTCGCAGGCCAGGCTAATCTCCATCACGTCGCCAAAATATGGTATATTGTCCAGGTTGCCTCGCATCTCGAGGATGCTGCCACACGCTGGACAATTGTAGAAGCCCGTAGATTCGCTACTTCCTGCTCCCGAGTCTCTCATCACACACTGAGGGGCGCTACTTGCTAGTAAACTTTGTCCTGTCTATCTTGATGGACATCGGAGTCACGACGACCTGGTTGTCGTTTATCATCGCGATGTCGCCGCTGACGTCGAGGGCGACCTGCTTGAGGTCCTTTAGAGCCCTATCCCTGGTCAGGCTATCGCCCTTGATGGGCGTGATATCAGCTATGACTATATTCCCGTTATAAATCTCCCTCTTAAGCTCAGGAATCTGCCCCAGGCTGGCGAGCTCTCCCACGCGCACATACGTTTCCGCGGGCCCGCTTCCCTGGGCCTCCTCGATCTCCTCGAGGTTTATCTCCGTGTAGTCATCCAATCCATCTGCTGGCTTTGAGCCGAAAAGTTTTCCTATGATGCCCTTGTTAGCCATTTTATTCCCTCTAAAATGTAATGCCACCACCTGTATAATTACTTTATCGTTTGCCAGGCCTTATACTTCCATCTTCCATATCCGGTCGCCAATGTAATGGATAGACTTGACGGCCTTACCCCTGTTGCCCATCATGGCGTCCGCGTTCACCAGCGCCTTGCCGATGGCGAGCGGCTTTCCGTGCACCTCGTCGCAAACTATCACGAGGTCTCCCTTGCGGATGCTGGTATCGACGTCCACGATGCCCGGGCTCATGAT from Methanocella conradii HZ254 harbors:
- the ruvB gene encoding Holliday junction branch migration DNA helicase RuvB; the protein is MINVSNDKKEERLVSPEETEDERLDRSFEGLRPRTLEEFIGQRKVKENLKVFIEAALKRKEPLDHVLLYGPPGLGKTTLAHIIAREMGANIRLTSGPAIERPGDLAAILTNIKEGDVIFIDEIHRLSHVVEEVLYPAMEDFEIDIIIGKGPSARSIRLELPRFTLVGATTRAGLLTSPLRDRFGMSMRFEFYEPSDLKTIIERSARILGVGLSDDGAMEIARRSRGTPRIANRLLRRIRDFASVDNKKIIDREAVDESLNRLDVDCLGLDGMDRRILKKIAKDFDGGPVGVETLAVTVSEEVETIEDVYEPYLIQIGFINRTPRGRVVTRAAVEHLKKIGEL
- the ruvA gene encoding Holliday junction branch migration protein RuvA produces the protein MIAHLEGRLDFKGPDRVVIDVGGVGYDVRVPTHLYDLLPNEGEMCKVYIHTHFREEDGISLYGFTTWEDREFFKLLMTVSGIGPKVALGIMSSITASDLAEAIVAEDAKALTRVSGVGKKMAQRLILELKDKVAEMAIVSHERRQPADTVSEDAASALVALGYARQAAVAAVAKARESMPAPVKVEELIKISLRYL
- the ruvC gene encoding crossover junction endodeoxyribonuclease RuvC, giving the protein MRILGIDPGIALTGFGVVEKDGTRIKPGGYGHISTESGTPIPERLKILYDDMANIMEEYVPDVVAVEEIFFNNNAKTAIVAAQARGVIILSAVNNGIKVVEYTPLQVKQAVIGYGRASKQQVQFMVKELLHLKEIPRPDDTADALAIAICHAHSVDAMDMMERKRI
- a CDS encoding ZPR1 zinc finger domain-containing protein, with amino-acid sequence MRDSGAGSSESTGFYNCPACGSILEMRGNLDNIPYFGDVMEISLACDCGFKFVDTIILGQKEPVRYLKRVCSEGDLWTRVIRSTSGTIRIPEWGVEIEPGPASEAYITNVEGVIERLQSVVEMARKWSETEDERRRAESLLDTMQAARDGKPDFTIIIEDPLGNSAFIGEGVEVAKLTDEEARSLRTGMFIVQK
- a CDS encoding cell division protein SepF, giving the protein MANKGIIGKLFGSKPADGLDDYTEINLEEIEEAQGSGPAETYVRVGELASLGQIPELKREIYNGNIVIADITPIKGDSLTRDRALKDLKQVALDVSGDIAMINDNQVVVTPMSIKIDRTKFTSK